The DNA segment atattataacattACAAACAGTGAACCAACGCCTGGTAAATCTTAAATACGATAGAATCCCTAAAGTGGATACCTTGAGGTATGCAGGGTTGTTACAACAGTATGAAAGTTAAGTTTGAAGGAACTTATTTTTGTGCTAAACTAACTGAATCACAGGGTTAAATACAAGGGACTTTATAACTTAATTTATGAGagtttacataaaaaaaatccagcaCAAATACTCAGAAGTATTCATTTCGTATAAGAATGACAAATTTTTCCCTGCCCATACAGTtacaacataaccaaaatgaaATCAGTCAATATTTGGTTATCATGTCCACCAATAAACTTAATCATAACACTGAAATTATTAACTTCAGTGAAGAATCCAGAGAGGGGGTTTCGTGGATGGACTTGACTAGCTTATTCTGATTACATTAccatattaaaaagaaatatctggCAGTATCATAACCTTGGCAGTGTAAGgtataaaaataacttaataaccttctaaaaatcataaaactgaTTGGAAGGTTATAAACTCAAAATCTATTGTAACATTTGTGGATTAATGTTAGTTTAAATAGGAGAATCTTAAAATGTCAAGACACCCAACTCATGCTTACTGAATAAACTGATTGGAGTTATaaattcatacatttgttcATCAATTCTACAAAAGGTTAAGTACACAAATAATAGACTAGTATTGTATTTCTAAATTTGCCAGCATCAATCTGCTATTATGTGCAAttaatttgcaattaaaacatggctgactttattttaaaaaaattgtctgatctcaatagaccactttcgagttcatccgtcattggaaaaaactcgtcaattatacgcgcctttatcaccgtcatctgtgcgtttaggggcgtcgtcacttccttacaatgttgagcgagtggttggaaaattataattctatatagTACGAaatattcggcaaattgaattctgaaaatagacaatcaacactgctgtcattagggaattgtcagtaagtactgtaaattcagaaattattgcgtgcatttattattgcgattttgtcagtttagagttaaatgcgattttaatttttacgattttgagatgAATCCTGTTCAATTCATatagaatatttcaaaatgcgagtgtaaattattgcgtttacaactctgtcgcatttttcgcaataataaaaacctcgcaataatttctgaatttacagtacctacagagcaaccattatttctagtttatcctgcacaaaaacGATCActtagacgcttgatgaacgtaaatagtgcagggatacaggcgagcccctctatctggtaaatgacgtcataaaggcgtgcataattgacgagtttttgccggtgaaggatgaactcgaaagtggtctattgtctCAGATTTGATGGGTCTAATTTTCTCCCATTAATCCAATAGAATgtaacacatttatttcaaaacagttTTCCCCATCCTTTAAAAGACCATTTATCTAAACGACTATATTAAGATATGAAGTTTTAACCCTCTAGTCCGCTCTTTTGTGCTGCATGTATTGTTACCTGTTTTGACTCATTAATACACCTTCCTGCAGTGCTTAAAGTATGAATACCAAGCAGTGTAATGCACATGcctatttgaaatataattgagACAATATAATATCACATAAAATGCCCAACTATGAACATTATAAATAATGGAATGACATAGCAccttattgcaaaaaaatacaatactgAACTGGCTGCATGGTATAGTATGCACCACTACACTTACAGCAGGTAATCTAATGCCTGAAAGTACTCTTGTAGGTTTCACAATACTTGCTTGTTATCATGATAGCTTttgacatttaaagaaaaacctTTAGATAGTGAATGCCACAGACAAGAACAGTTCTTTGTGAATAGTAGCACTGGATTTAACCTAGTTCCGTCTTGAGTGAAACGTTGCTGTTTTAATTTGAGTAATCAGCAATGTTAAACAATGTAATCTAAGAAAATTCTGTTGAACAATTTCCTTCACGTATTTCCACCAAAACTTTCCCGCGGACATAACCATAAGAAGATTTTACAATATCTGTTACTTTTTCCTGCGACAGCCCCTGAACATATACAATgatatttaactgttttaaagTCTGTCTGTGAAGGTCTTCTCACTTCCATTCTAGTATATAATCCATTCACTACTGAACAATAGGCTGACATCACAACTTTtgtctgaaaaacaaataattgtaaattaatGAGTATAATTGTGAAGGTGACCATTTTTGGATTACAATTGATAAATATggactttttttaaagattttattacaaaaatgcaATCTATTTGCATGAATGTTCCATAacaccagatttttttttacaagtggTGCACTGATCATCAGAAACATCTACTAATTGGTTGTTTTGGGTTCCTTGATCTAATGATTAATTTGCAATGTGTGTCACTGTGAGTCACAGAAATAGATCAATTTTGCTTTTATTACGTTTTGACAAGTCAAAAAGGTTCATCTTTCTAACTTGCTTATAAATCATGAATGCTGTAACTAAGACTTAAATTTTTTTACCTTGAGATCACTATCTAATGGAAACTCATCTGTCTCTGTTTGATCTTCCTGTATTCGTGATCCTTGGGAATATTCCTGCAGGAAACATGCTGTCAAATTGCCTACACCTTCAGGTCCCTAAAAATtccacaaaaatatttttaataaatactgATCACAAAAAACTATCTTAAAAGCAAGTTACAAATTTTTTGCCTGATTAATCAGGAAGGTTTGTCTAACagttttaaattcaaatcattttaaaataatgtcataAATCTGATTctacttttcaatatttcaggGATATTGTTACTATGGAACacaattaaatgataaaacaatgtattttatacAGAACAAAActaccataaaaaaaattttaaactatttttccAGGTTGACATCATCCGGTTGTGTTCCTTGACAATCCAATACTTGGGTTCTATGCGTGCCAGCATGTGtacattttgtcaaattatttaaGATTGAAACTGGTGTACACAAACAGAATTGTCTTTCaaaagaatttgttttttaagcTGAGGCTAATAACTTTGACaaagttgtcaaattttctTTTAGTCAGCTTGCAAAATTTaacagtacatttttagattattaaatttaatctgaaacaatttattgaacttaaccctttcctccataatgacgccttttgacgccaccccccttactccataatgacgccttttgacgtctgtgtagtacctcagttgaaacactttgacgacaaagtgtctgcagttgacttaataaaatttgtatccaatattaaaaggaatatcataggaatatctgacttaagtttatttgatgaaatagttgttttttgCAATCCCTTAATACTTTAAAGTCTATGTTcagcattttattaaaaaaatcctatgcgaatcaagtatgcaaaaaaaaaaattcaatggaggaaagggttaatgaACTTATTACCTGTGGTCCAGGCATTTTGCTGATTATATCTAGTTGATCCTGCACTGTATTGTTCATTTCACTAAGAGTAGATGTGAAGTTCTGAGACACAGATAAAATATTTCCCTGATTTAAAGTCACAGCactatttgttatttgtattttcttatcCACTGTACTAAAGTTGGATGTCACTACTGATTCAAGGTCATATACCTATaacagaaatacaaaaatatgttgtatagtatagatttaaaaaaatcattcatatgATTCCAGATTTTAAtggtaataatttatttatctcAAAGTGACAGTGAAATTAATTGATTTGCAGTAATATTCAGTTTAATTATCTCCCATGAAATTGACACATTTATCTACCCTTAACACaatttttatcttataattttgTGAATTATATACAATGTGTAAATCAAGTacattattgtgaaaaaaagaaaattctcaGTTTTGTTatgtctttgaaaatttaaaaagatataacaCTTTAAACCTaatatttaacatgtaaaaaCTGTTAAATGACCACTTATGAAAACAATGTGTAAAAGTGTAATGTGAATTCTAACCCATTTACAATAGAACCTAAAATAATGTGATCTATCactgtaaattttatataaatctttaagCATGCATACACAATATATATGGAATCTTACTTACCTTTTCACCCAATCGGGCCAAATGTTCAAATGACAAATTACCAGCCATTAAACTCTCAACTTGCTTTATCTGAAAGTTAATAAAcatgttgtattaaaaatagACGAGGCAGGGAACCATAAACcttaaatggtaaaattatcAATGTATAAATAAGATTTAGTTTATACTATGCagtttcaaatttataatataatcagAGTGTCACTTAGCTTTGATGTTAAAGataatgtgtttaaaaaaaataagaatccTAAAGAAACCAACACATTTATTTGGGAAGAAAAAAAGACCATGatgtgatatttaaaaaagagcACTTAAATAAATGGAATAATAATGAGGGtcacttttttgtattttttgcttcataataaaaataaaaaaagcacaaCATTTTCATCCAGATGTTACCTACCCTTAGAAAGAAAGGTAGaattaaaaagttgtcaaaatgcaaatattaggcataactgttttatttcatcattcATGCTATTCACAGTCAGCCTTTATATGTCTCAAATTGATAACCTAAACAAGTCCCTTAACTGACTGTATATCATCAAGCCTCATTTATCtaacatcagactcagacttctttgAAACTGATTTCACTGTGCCTATtgctgtgtgtttttttttaattccacaATAGCTAGAAGTATAGGGGGAGGTtagagatctcacaaaacatgtttaaccccaatGCATTGTTtagcctgtcccaagtcgggtacctcttgcattttttttaaaattttggttcatttatatattttatcgtttAGTGAGATGTCCATTTTGCTGAACTTGTATACACTTTTAaagggaccagctgaagccTGCCTCCAAATGCAGGATTTTttttgctgtgttgaagacccattggtggccttcagctatTTTCTGCTCTTAGGCCAGGTTGTTGTGACTTTGaaacattcctcatttccattttcaagtTTATCAGTAAGTTTTAAAAGCATTATTAAACATCAGTTTgcattattcatatatttaggACATAATAAagttcaactttatcaaaatgGGCTCACTTTTCCTTGattattcttaaataaaacttaCTCTGTTTTGTATATCattgtatttttctttcattgatGATAATTCACCCTGGAGATTCTGTACTGATGagtctaaaaatagatttgacaCTTTGTATGGAATGGTTTTATATAATGATAAAGTGTCAGTCAAACATCTTTAAATGCTAAGAACTTACGATTTGCAAATTTTAATTATGCAAgaaatattaatacatgtattaaactaACATACAATTTAAAGGTGAATTAACACCCTAACAAT comes from the Mytilus trossulus isolate FHL-02 chromosome 3, PNRI_Mtr1.1.1.hap1, whole genome shotgun sequence genome and includes:
- the LOC134712603 gene encoding uncharacterized protein LOC134712603 isoform X3 produces the protein MPEYYNDFRYKKQNDIPYEKCGVSDLDQSLSPVTGTPSPNATFRPISTNKTYDYAEYGSHQYEELPHSRLQPNGPQMSPCSSSSDNQSSTGTNVTISDVPSDAGDTANIVRSQSQKDEEQRKRYNPLYDTMINATPSIYNKVRVTRESMLQTQIRLLRIIVVFLIFISCVSLSISLYLIISNSSDSSVQNLQGELSSMKEKYNDIQNRIKQVESLMAGNLSFEHLARLGEKVYDLESVVTSNFSTVDKKIQITNSAVTLNQGNILSVSQNFTSTLSEMNNTVQDQLDIISKMPGPQGPEGVGNLTACFLQEYSQGSRIQEDQTETDEFPLDSDLKTKVVMSAYCSVVNGLYTRMEVRRPSQTDFKTVKYHCICSGAVAGKSNRYCKIFLWLCPRESFGGNT
- the LOC134712603 gene encoding uncharacterized protein LOC134712603 isoform X2, producing the protein MDEPVIYLELLPDDDYYDMENHVQVPLLNNQGVSDLDQSLSPVTGTPSPNATFRPISTNKTYDYAEYGSHQYEELPHSRLQPNGPQMSPCSSSSDNQSSTGTNVTISDVPSDAGDTANIVRSQSQKDEEQRKRYNPLYDTMINATPSIYNKVRVTRESMLQTQIRLLRIIVVFLIFISCVSLSISLYLIISNSSDSSVQNLQGELSSMKEKYNDIQNRIKQVESLMAGNLSFEHLARLGEKVYDLESVVTSNFSTVDKKIQITNSAVTLNQGNILSVSQNFTSTLSEMNNTVQDQLDIISKMPGPQGPEGVGNLTACFLQEYSQGSRIQEDQTETDEFPLDSDLKTKVVMSAYCSVVNGLYTRMEVRRPSQTDFKTVKYHCICSGAVAGKSNRYCKIFLWLCPRESFGGNT